The Coccidioides posadasii str. Silveira chromosome 3, complete sequence genome contains a region encoding:
- the LCL2 gene encoding Long chronological lifespan protein 2 (SECRETED:SignalP(1-21)~antiSMASH:Cluster_3.2~EggNog:ENOG410PS99~COG:U~BUSCO:16574at33183) has translation MAHISINAILALLIFISTAHAQFQFFEQMFGAGGQQRESQDQRNVPSDSAWYQKTYDGAQCSNYLCPGTLACVHFPHHCPCPHPQVEEKFELGEGSAICISRGGFKAGEAARKVELARKGLL, from the exons ATGGCTCACATATCCATCAATGCCATCTTGGCATTGCTCATCTTCATTTCGACGGCACACGCCCAATTCCAGTTCTTCGAGCAAATGTTCGGCGCTGGAGGACAGCAGCGGGAATCTCAGGACCAAAGAAATGTCCCCAGCGACAGTGCCTGGTATCAAAAGACGTATGATGGGG CCCAGTGCTCCAATTATCTTTGTCCTGGAACCCTAGCTTGCGTGCATTTTCCTCATCACTGTCCTTGCCCGCATCCGCAAGTTGAAGAGAAGTTCGAACTCGGCGAGGGAAGCGCCATCTGCATTTCACGAGGCGGATTTAAAGCCGGCGAAGCCGCACGGAAGGTTGAATTAGCAAGGAAAGGCTTGCTGTGA
- a CDS encoding uncharacterized protein (antiSMASH:Cluster_3.2~EggNog:ENOG410PP8M~COG:L~BUSCO:637at33183): MGPHLINTFMYEVVPARTTGRNTFSANNPALGGRDEGLAIMSLAPETQDDSLDLTYLKEAALGISDEHCWAPPGAGGTTDAHGGLSAAAQKHGKLQIDVIVATEMVSNPQSPDPDGLPLFSYQQNADTDTSRLSSSHAEAWNAGPRFLPPTMTSTDSLPGDTQVVSQSVYDNILKQRKVEGELSIPDTSCGLANADGGITQKTLGEGDTGHLDLLVDLDEDLYSKFVEDGHTSGADDEPSSPTHYQPFPESQRFIGSSPRRIGAHDADARTPTPALKHNPFLAESKTPGSVMALSQLFNATQASSSPLANVPRPELSSDMPSPNFPVRSRQTATSLFSPLQTTSPASGSGCVEPQDVYISVKESQEARAKLVDQQESLSKSNYASDNLSDDGFFANDESLQRRLREKEAENELRKQFECVTAPSRPNSRRARQKVAGTSLPKSSPHVRSESISLPVADKSADRAPQTGIGPESELETEQEDETIGSRDPNPSTVNGDDDKENVDNRPVRLSNPTALAHDALSQVLDVEEGLSTPRPNSTHLSEPLTYQSQPLSSLNRASAANESDDSHHEMVLNSQSSTGDAESTQLKPGSGRDDAESCDQPLDTIILGQNPMGSNPHTRSSPEPLATAVGGSLSPDKESMRPPAPVTEVLASFSSASKLRSPAGPVDCSEDVAIPESGVLGRSGQAEAHRDTINPKDDNMNEDTIMVSFVYDTPTPRPAETQCFQRTIPETSPDDQRMPSSTLLSDPSKSKDSHELPESDDLPAMSHINTQNVRDPGSAGWLRRNISNRLPSILSSPSGRQRRSMTDIASDQSPLRATPQIQFDDISLMTTDDKTFQEIISESDGHAAKKRKSNSGRGVYASSKLTLPRFHSHKSLYETASDPLDGPGSERIGGTGTLSSINSATLRTRKKTNPVSKSIWEVDDSPQRKVQGCVPHRNPPKIKKPSITKGLKGGKKGYSVAEAVVIYTQSSSSPVPTERISSDPPVREETPPQECADATANPSIKKFDFSNQIFAFFNGQPHGYYPATCVGVSNDVGRQRYLVLFEDSETPEELDMSSVKKLELNVNDTVKVFSLDLPKIPYRVVELTDKLAPNAPCTPGSPPPLTDIHGHASVVLAPKQEQKSLGRRQNVTVPISRIYLDKNLWSRLGVRPYSFISPSNLTSRLQTPMDCGETSFAPSAARTPHKETSGVGIFSGMAFAISYTHNGKELSRLERLILRNGGRILRDGFDELFHLPFSSSAADEKTHDLVLTSQAEQLGFVCLITDNYSRRPKYLQALALNLPCLSGRWVDHCISDNTIINWEPYLLAAGPSMVLQKAVKSRILSPYPASTARLSHTIQRRPRPLTGQHVLIITNSRHSAERNPYAFFTYALGPNKVTHIPDVQGAIDLLSQDACSPTNREQDTLSDCVWIYAGDEESAKAARKLLLYTSGSAAPRPAGARGRGRPPKKRKKASDLGDDNEHHDIDEFRISGRKVRVLDHEYICQVLIFGNLFDGWAEIQQECHQ, encoded by the exons ATGGGCCCACACCTGATTAATACTTTCATGTATGAAGTGGTACCAGCAAGAACAACTGGGAGAAACACATTCTCTGCGAACAATCCTGCGCTGGGTGGGAGAGATGAAGGGTTGGCTATCATGTCTCTAGCTCCAGAAACCCAGGATGATAGCCTTGATCTGACATACCTCAAGGAAGCAGCATTGGGAATCAGTGAT GAACATTGCTGGGCACCCCCAGGCGCCGGGGGAACAACTGATGCCCATGGAGGTCTATCAGCTGCAGCGCAAAAACATGGGAAATTACAAATTGATGTCATTGTCGCCACGGAGATGGTCTCTAACCCACAAAGCCCCGATCCAGATGGACTTCCTCTGTTCTCCTACCAACAAAATGCCGACACGGATACAAGTAGACTGTCCTCTTCACACGCTGAAGCTTGGAACGCAGGTCCTAGGTTCCTACCGCCAACAATGACTTCTACAGATAGCCTACCTGGGGATACTCAGGTAGTCTCGCAGTCTGTGTATGATAACATCTTAAAGCAACGCAAGGTCGAAGGCGAACTATCGATTCCTGACACTTCATGTGGACTTGCAAACGCAGATGGTGGTATCACGCAAAAAACTCTCGGCGAAGGAGATACGGGGCATCTAGACCTACTAGTGGATTTGGACGAAGACTTGTATAGCAAGTTCGTCGAAGATGGGCATACATCTGGAGCCGATGACGAACCCTCCTCCCCAACTCATTATCAGCCATTTCCAGAGTCTCAACGCTTCATTGGTTCCAGCCCTCGGAGAATTGGGGCCCATGATGCTGACGCCAGAACTCCCACTCCAGCCTTGAAACACAATCCGTTTCTAGCTGAAAGTAAGACACCAGGATCTGTGATGGCCCTGAGCCAGCTGTTTAATGCCACGCAAGCTTCATCCTCTCCATTAGCGAACGTCCCTCGGCCAGAGTTATCCTCGGATATGCCTTCCCCTAATTTCCCTGTTCGAAGCCGGCAGACAGCTACGTCTCTCTTTTCGCCACTCCAAACTACCTCGCCAGCTTCTGGGTCCGGCTGTGTTGAGCCACAGGACGTTTATATCTCTGTAAAAGAATCTCAAGAAGCGCGTGCAAAACTAGTCGACCAGCAGGAATCGCTTTCGAAATCTAATTATGCGTCAGATAATCTCAGTGATGACGGTTTTTTCGCCAACGACGAATCGCTTCAACGTCGACTACGCGAGAAGGAAGCCGAGAATGAACTCAGAAAGCAGTTTGAATGTGTTACGGCTCCATCAAGGCCGAATTCCCGCAGAGCTCGCCAAAAAGTGGCTGGGACCTCGTTACCGAAAAGCTCTCCGCACGTCCGGTCCGAAAGCATCTCGTTACCTGTGGCGGATAAAAGCGCGGACAGGGCTCCTCAGACAGGGATTGGGCCGGAGAGTGAACTGGAGACCgaacaagaagatgaaacCATTGGCTCTCGAGACCCTAACCCTTCCACAGTTAATGGAGATGATGATAAAGAAAACGTTGATAATCGACCCGTTCGACTCTCCAACCCAACTGCTCTCGCACATGATGCACTCTCACAGGTGCTAGATGTTGAGGAAGGCCTTTCCACCCCTCGACCAAATTCAACTCATCTCTCGGAGCCCCTGACCTATCAGTCCCAGCCGTTAAGCTCCCTTAATAGAGCAAGCGCAGCCAATGAAAGTGACGATTCACATCATGAAATGGTGCTAAACTCCCAATCATCTACAGGAGATGCCGAGAGCACTCAACTCAAGCCCGGTTCTGGGAGAGACGATGCTGAATCATGTGACCAGCCTTTGGATACCATAATTTTGGGCCAAAATCCAATGGGTTCCAATCCTCACACACGGTCGTCACCAGAGCCCCTTGCCACGGCGGTTGGAGGATCATTAAGTCCTGACAAGGAATCAATGCGGCCCCCTGCACCAGTTACCGAGGTTCTTGCATCTTTTTCCTCTGCATCAAAACTTCGATCTCCGGCAGGACCTGTGGACTGTTCCGAAGACGTCGCTATTCCTGAGAGTGGAGTTCTTGGACGCAGCGGCCAAGCCGAAGCTCACCGTGACACCATCAATCCCAAAGATGACAATATGAACGAGGACACAATTATGGTATCGTTTGTTTACGATACCCCTACCCCACGTCCTGCCGAGACTCAATGTTTCCAGCGCACTATACCGGAAACTAGCCCAGATGATCAAAGGATGCCCTCCTCAACCCTTTTAAGCGATCCCTCTAAATCTAAGGATAGTCACGAGCTACCTGAAAGTGACGATTTACCTGCAATGTCCCATATCAATACTCAAAACGTTAGAGATCCCGGATCAGCAGGTTGGCTCCGAAGGAACATTTCGAATCGGCTTCCTTCTATTCTTTCAAGTCCAAGCGGCCGTCAGCGCCGGTCCATGACAGACATTGCCTCTGACCAGTCTCCACTACGGGCAACGCCTCAAATTCAATTTGATGACATCAGCCTGATGACCACAGACGACAAAACATtccaggaaataatttcaGAGTCGGATGGTCATGCAgcgaaaaaaagaaagtctAATAGTGGCAGAGGGGTTTATGCTTCTTCCAAACTCACTTTGCCTCGGTTTCATAGCCACAAAAGTCTATATGAGACGGCATCCGACCCTCTAGATGGGCCAGGAAGCGAGCGCATCGGTGGGACAGGTACCCTTAGTTCTATTAATTCTGCGACTCTACGTACTCGAAAGAAGACTAACCCAGTATCGAAAAGCATTTGGGAGGTGGATGATTCGCCTCAGAGAAAGGTGCAGGGCTGTGTGCCCCACCGAAACCCGCCAAAAATCAAAAAGCCATCAATTACCAAAGGCCTAAAAGGTGGGAAGAAGGGCTATTCAGTTGCAGAAGCCGTCGTCATCTATACTCAGTCAAGCTCTTCGCCGGTCCCAACAGAAAGGATCTCGTCCGATCCTCCAGTCCGCGAGGAGACTCCGCCCCAAGAATGCGCTGACGCGACGGCAAATCCTTCCATCAAGAAATTTGATTTTTCAAATCAaatttttgctttttttaaCGGACAGCCGCATGGCTATTATCCGGCTACTTGTGTTGGTGTATCCAATGATGTTGGTCGTCAACGTTATCTGGTTTTGTTTGAGGATTCAGAGACACCAGAAGAGCTGGATATGTCCAGCGTGAAGAAACTCGAGCTGAATGTGAATGATACCGTCAAAGTATTTTCACTGGACCTGCCAAAAATACCTTATCGGGTCGTTGAATTGACCGATAAGCTTGCCCCAAATGCTCCATGCACTCCTGGAAGTCCGCCTCCTCTAACTGATATACATGGACATGCATCGGTGGTTCTGGCGCCAAAACAAGAACAAAAATCGCTCGGTAGACGACAGAATGTTACTGTACCAATCTCTAGAATATACCTGGACAAGAACCTCTGGTCGAGACTGGGAGTAAGGCCATATTCATTTATATCTCCGAGTAACTTGACGTCGAGACTGCAAACTCCAATGGATTGTGGTGAAACCAGCTTTGCTCCCAGTGCTGCCCGCACCCCACACAAAGAGACCTCGGGAGTGGGAATTTTCAGTGGTATGGCATTCGCCATTTCATATACTCATAATGGAAAGGAATTATCTCGCTTGGAGCGCTTGATTCTAAGAAATGGAGGTCGAATATTGAGGGACGGGTTTGATGAACTCTTTCATCTCCCATTCTCGTCTTCCGCGGCGGACGAAAAGACGCACGACCTGGTTCTGACATCTCAAGCTGAGCAGCTCGGGTTTGTCTGTCTGATCACTGATAATTATTCCCGACGTCCCAAATATCTGCAAGCACTTGCACTCAACCTACCTTGTTTATCAGGTCGATGGGTTGATCACTGTATCTCTGACAACACAATCATTAACTGGGAACCGTATTTGCTTGCTGCAGGTCCATCCATGGTCCTTCAAAAGGCCGTGAAGTCTAGAATCCTTTCTCCTTACCCTGCATCCACAGCACGTCTGAGTCACACTATCCAACGACGTCCCAGGCCTCTCACTGGACAACATGTGTTGATCATCACGAACAGCAGGCATTCAGCAGAAAGGAACCCATATGCCTTTTTTACGTATGCACTAGGTCCCAATAAGGTTACCCATATCCCGGATGTGCAGGGAGCCATTGACCTGTTGAGTCAGGACGCTTGTTCACCAACAAACCGGGAACAGGATACTTTGTCTGACTGTGTCTGGATATATGCCGGAGATGAAGAGTCGGCTAAAGCAGCGCGCAAGCTGCTCCTATATACGTCCGGATCAGCGGCACCCAGGCCTGCAGGAGCTCGAGGCCGTGGCCGTCCTCCAAAGAAGCGAAAAAAGGCTTCGGATTTGGGGGATGATAATGAACATCACGATATTGATGAGTTTCGGATCAGCGGAAGGAAGGTGAGGGTTTTGGATCATGAATATATTTGTCAAGTTTTGATTTTTGGGAATTTGTTTGATGGGTGGGCGGAAATACAGCAGGAGTGTCACCAGTAA
- the UBC7 gene encoding Ubiquitin-conjugating enzyme E2 7 (antiSMASH:Cluster_3.2~EggNog:ENOG410PHRU~COG:O~BUSCO:14165at33183), with protein MASSVAQRRLFHEYKMLSTSPPDGITAGPVSEDDMFVWEALIQGPEGTPFEGGIFAAELKFPKDYPLSPPSMKFLGGGVWHPNVYPNGSVCISILHPPGDDPNHYEHASERWSPIQSVEKILISVMSMLAEPNDESPANIEAAKMWRERRSDYEKKVREEVRRSLGL; from the exons ATGGCGTCGTCCGTCGCGCAAAGGCGCCTATTCCACGAATACAAGATGCTCTCCACCTCTCCGCCTGACGGGATCACAGCTGGGCCCGTTTCCGAAGATGACATGTTTGTCTGGGAGGCTCTGATCCAAGGACCTGAAGGCACACCCTTCGAGGGCGGTATATTCGCCGCGGAGCTCAAATTTCCCAAAGACTATCCCCTAAGTCCTCCCTCTATGAAGTTTCTAGGCGGAGGAGTATGGCATCCAAACG TGTATCCGAATGGCTCGGTGTGTATCTCCATCTTACATCCGCCTGGTGATGATCCGAACCACTATGAGCATGCATCGGAGCGCTGGAGTCCGATTCAAAGCGTGGAAAAGATTTTAATCAGCGTTATGAGTATGTTGGCGGAGCCGAACGACGAGAGCCCGGCAAACATCGAGGCTGCTAAGATGTGGAGAGAAAGGCGAAGCGATTACGAGAAGAAGGTGAGAGAGGAAGTACGAAGGAGCTTGGGCCTCTGA
- the MRPL2 gene encoding mitochondrial 54S ribosomal protein bL27m (antiSMASH:Cluster_3.2~BUSCO:483370at4751~EggNog:ENOG410PP7F~COG:J~BUSCO:13448at33183), which produces MLQPQFRAPFRVLERVFVPFLQVPKQPSQFLQQRTSITAPHNITPLHPSRLGAQFRYASHATQGAANAHSRNSPGRRLGAKKTGEQYVIPGNIIFRQRGTKWFPGENCGIGRDHTIYALQTGYVKYYRDPQKHPTRKYIGVAFAREDVLPYPRNAPTKRRLGMVAVPMPVEDVAVVPEKSATPPLRPGYQYREGNWEIGRLPDKAGITVKEWRRKDRWTAWRKKTEKIKRVAQMKDLKNRKKTKVKAKQ; this is translated from the coding sequence ATGCTTCAGCCTCAGTTCCGAGCGCCCTTTCGGGTACTCGAAAGAGTTTTTGTCCCATTCCTTCAGGTCCCTAAACAGCCGTCACAATTCCTCCAGCAACGAACATCCATCACCGCACCCCATAACATCACTCCTCTACACCCGTCCCGCCTCGGCGCTCAATTCCGTTACGCATCCCACGCTACCCAAGGTGCCGCAAACGCGCACTCCAGAAACTCACCCGGAAGGCGCCTGGGCGCCAAAAAGACCGGCGAGCAATACGTGATCCCAGGAAACATCATCTTCCGCCAGCGAGGGACGAAATGGTTTCCCGGAGAAAATTGCGGCATTGGGCGCGATCACACGATTTATGCACTACAGACGGGATATGTGAAGTACTACCGCGACCCGCAAAAGCATCCTACAAGGAAATATATTGGCGTCGCGTTTGCTAGGGAGGACGTCCTTCCCTACCCGAGAAACGCACCTACAAAGAGACGGTTGGGCATGGTTGCGGTCCCGATGCCGGTCGAAGATGTAGCTGTTGTGCCTGAAAAGAGCGCCACCCCGCCACTCAGACCCGGTTATCAGTACCGTGAAGGTAACTGGGAGATCGGTCGTCTCCCCGACAAGGCTGGGATCACCGTGAAAGAATGGAGGAGAAAGGATCGGTGGACAGcatggaggaagaagacgGAGAAGATCAAGCGCGTTGCTCAGATGAAGGATTTGAAGAACCGGAAAAAGACCAAAGTCAAGGCGAAACAATGA
- a CDS encoding uncharacterized protein (antiSMASH:Cluster_3.2~EggNog:ENOG410PNMG~COG:L~BUSCO:8280at33183), which produces MPALSGDPKADANGRPHQERVKQFIESTLASVLDELSKPDGRPSVTLKRRSKRANNCSLNEETGALQVDTNGREWSVTYSWPGKTVTDAWKFGVIMRILGHISEAIEGKFISSKRDIYYLDPPYFGSQRLVDGYIDDIAYTVGVDRAALHVSAAAKGLTVGRYKINLQSGSVLNVGEHCEGILIPRTHEIVGFDLSGVRWILIIEKEAVFHRLATSNYHATSAAGGGILITGKGYPDLSTRAFLRSISEWRNSPARFIPIYVLVDCDPDGMAIMSTYKYGSISQSHENANLNVPGVEWLGLRASDTAIPGNADVDRPLIPMTLRDRARAQAMLSHSVIFSDEREQEWRLELQRMLMVNAKAEIEVLYEKAGGIEGWLDRKLKR; this is translated from the exons atgCCCGCTCTTTCTGGCGACCCGAAGGCCGATGCAAACGGCCGCCCTCATCAGGAAAGAGTCAAGCAGTTCATCGAGTCTACGCTTGCTTCCGTTCTCGATGAGCTGTCAAAGCCTGACGGGCGGCCGTCAGTGACGCTGAAACGCCGGTCTAAACGAGCTAACAATTGCTCATTGAACGAGGAGACTGGGGCATTGCAAGTAGATACGAATGGCAGGGAGTGGAGTGTTACATATTCCTGGCCCGGAAAGACGGTAACCGATGCCTGGAAATTTG GTGTCATTATGCGGATTCTAGGGCACATTTCAGAAGCTATCGAGGGCAAATTTATCTCCTCCAAACGAGATATATACTACCTTGACCCACCATACTTCGGTTCTCAGAGACTGGTGGATGGATATATTGATGATATCGCCTATACGGTTGGTGTCGACCGGGCGGCATTGCATGTG TCAGCAGCAGCGAAAGGGTTGACAGTTGGTCGTTACAAAATTAACCTCCAAAGTGGATCTGTACTGAACGTTGGGGAGCATTGCGAG GGAATTCTTATCCCAAGGACTCATGAGATAGTCGGATTTGACTTGTCGGGTGTCAGATGGATACTGATAATTGAAAAGGAG GCTGTATTTCACCGTCTGGCCACATCGAACTATCATGCGACATCGGCCGCAGGTGGAGGTATCTTGATAACG GGTAAAGGATATCCGGACCTATCCACAAGAGCTTTCCTCCGCTCAATATCTGAATGGAGGAACTCGCCTGCCCGTTTTATCCCAATATATGTTCTTGTGGACTGTGATCCAGATGGGATGGCGATCATGTCAACTTATAAATATGGATCCATATCCCAAAGTCATGAAAATGCGAATCTGAATGTTCCCGGTGTCGAATGGCTGGGGTTACGGGCTTCCGATACTGCCATACCTGGAAACGCAGATGTTGACCGTCCGCTTATTCCTATGACTCTTCGCGATAGGGCCAGGGCCCAAGCAATGCTATCGCATAGTGTGATCTTCTCAGATGAGAGAGAGCAGGAATGGAGGCTAGAATTACAGAGAATGCTCATGGTGAATGCCAAGGCGGAAATTGAAGTGTTATATGAGAAAGCTGGTGGTATTGAAGGATGGCTGGACAGGAAGTTAAAAAGGTGA
- a CDS encoding uncharacterized protein (EggNog:ENOG410PP8M~COG:L), which translates to MSKHIPNILLLDGAMGTVLEEPPYGFTFSAQTPLWSSHLLLSHPTTLSEIHRSYVDAGADIVLTATYQASFEGFARTAIVPANVPADHKQDERHGHATYRPMDATRYMRSAIPLAYSSFNFSSKPPRVALSLGPYGATMCPVSAEYTGIYPEEMSNTAALEAWHAKRLEVYMEDPETWRKIEFLGFETVRRWDEVLAIRGAMGKLLQIAESGQSRKWWISGVFPQEDIDEEDVRRWTSAAFGSTSENGLHPWGIGVNCTRLENIERIVDIMEDELGREKLTDNGERASVGSS; encoded by the coding sequence ATGTCAAAGCATATCCCGAATATTCTTTTATTGGATGGCGCTATGGGGACTGTACTCGAAGAGCCGCCATATGGTTTTACCTTTTCTGCCCAGACTCCATTGTGGTCGTCGCATCTACTCCTATCCCATCCCACCACGTTAAGCGAGATACATCGGTCCTATGTGGATGCTGGGGCAGATATTGTCCTTACGGCTACTTATCAAGCCAGCTTTGAAGGATTCGCTAGGACGGCGATTGTCCCCGCTAATGTACCTGCCGACCATAAACAGGATGAAAGGCATGGCCACGCTACGTATAGACCAATGGATGCAACTCGGTACATGCGTTCAGCAATACCTCTTGCTTATTCCTCCTTCAACTTTTCTTCAAAGCCTCCACGCGTGGCTTTGTCTCTGGGACCGTATGGAGCGACCATGTGCCCTGTTTCTGCGGAGTACACAGGAATATACCCAGAGGAGATGAGCAACACGGCGGCATTGGAAGCATGGCACGCAAAGCGCCTTGAGGTATATATGGAAGACCCCGAGACATGGAGAAAGATTGAATTTTTGGGCTTCGAAACTGTGCGGCGGTGGGATGAAGTTCTTGCCATCCGTGGTGCGATGGGCAAATTATTGCAGATTGCTGAATCGGGACAGTCAAGGAAATGGTGGATTAGTGGTGTTTTTCCCCAGGAAGATATCGATGAGGAGGATGTCAGGCGCTGGACATCCGCCGCCTTTGGTTCAACAAGCGAAAACGGACTCCATCCGTGGGGAATTGGTGTTAACTGCACACGCCTGGAGAATATTGAGCGTATTGTCGACATAATGGAAGATGAGTTAGGACGGGAAAAACTGACCGATAACGGGGAACGTGCGAGTGTAGGGAGTTCTTGA
- a CDS encoding uncharacterized protein (antiSMASH:Cluster_3.2~EggNog:ENOG410PGQS~COG:M~BUSCO:7582at33183), giving the protein MWPRRITLSTPRLSLVRTARSSRDPRISRRPIRKSFPRPNQRARARPSNSQPRDDTQQQPGQPSELGRSALEALSSTLHDTNPQNNSLLAPVHIPEDPSAVLKDGHPATRILANSGLVVQRQLEMMNVLPGFEQANRYTILDAHGNHVGYMAEQDTGMGTIMGRQFLHTHRPFVTHIFDIHQNEVLRFHRPFALINSRIRVYDPLEAADATRSTAAVHLAAGPTGGVARLSTLDHSQMRVIGEAQQEWALLRRKYNLFLFHEPPVKETKLSTQAISFSSSDLSKSQQSQVSLASGGPSQAQRTQFAYVNEPVLSWDFSLRTANEQLIGSVNRNFAGFAREIFTDTGVYALRMDSAGLEEQRLREATARAQAHPSIAPPEWETPPPMTLDQRAVMLATAVSIDFDYFSRHSGSPGILPYGMFGLGGAGAESVAGGAAAGMAGAGTLAGYEAMRSGASAEQDPSQVPQQHEGEDASPGETTCDEQGPGYWEEPVDEETFQDHHQDEWPGESGEGDDSWSDFF; this is encoded by the exons ATGTGGCCTAGGCGAATAACACTCAGCACGCCGCGCCTGTCACTCGTCAGAACCGCACGATCATCGCGAGATCCCAGAATCTCGCGGCGCCCAATCCGGAAAAGCTTCCCTCGACCTAATCAACGAGCTAGGGCGCGCCCGTCAAACAGCCAGCCGCGTGATGATACCCAACAGCAGCCCGGCCAGCCCTCAGAGCTTGGTCGGTCAGCACTTGAAGCTCTCTCCTCCACGCTCCATGATACCAATCCGCAAAATAACAGTTTACTTGCGCCGGTGCATATTCCAGAAGACCCGAGTGCTGTGCTCAAAGATGGACACCCCGCGACTCGAATATTGGCCAACTCGGGATTGGTGGTCCAAAGACAGTTGGAGATGATGAACGTCCTGCC TGGTTTCGAACAAGCAAATAGATATACGATCCTTGATGCTCATGGAAATCATGTGGGGTATATGGCGGAACAAGATACTGGAATGGGAACCATCATGGGCCGCCAATTTCTTCATACTCACCGACCGTTTGTCACCCACATTTTTGATATACACCAGAACGAAGTATTACGG TTTCACCGCCCGTTTGCTTTGATAAACTCGCGGATCCGAGTTTACGATCCTCTAGAAGCGGCAGACGCGACACGGTCTACCGCAGCAGTTCATTTAGCAGCGGGGCCTACGGGAGGCGTTGCTAGACTCTCCACTTTGGATCATTCTCAGATGCGCGTGATCGGAGAAGCGCAACAAGAGTGGGCTTTACTCCGGCGGAAATACAATCTGTTCCTTTTCCATGAGCCTCCAGTCAAGGAAACCAAACTCTCCACCCAAGCGATTTCTTTCTCAAGTTCTGATTTATCGAAATCTCAACAATCACAAGTATCTCTAGCATCGGGCGGCCCTTCGCAGGCCCAACGAACACAATTTGCCTACGTCAACGAACCCGTGCTTTCGTGGGATTTCTCCCTCCGAACCGCGAATGAGCAATTGATTGGTTCCGTCAACCGCAATTTCGCAGGGTTTGCCAGAGAAATCTTCACTGATACCGGCGTATACGCCTTGCGCATGGATTCTGCCGGTCTGGAAGAGCAACGGTTACGAGAGGCGACAGCGAGGGCGCAGGCTCACCCAAGCATTGCACCTCCTGAATGGGAGACGCCGCCCCCTATGACGTTGGATCAGCGAGCAGTAATGCTGGCTACTGCTGTCAGCATTGATTTTGATTACTTTAGCCGTCATAGCGGTTCTCCCGGCATTCTACCTTATGGGATGTTTGGACTCGGTGGCGCAGGTGCTGAAAGTGTAGCTGGCGGAGCTGCGGCAGGGATGGCTGGGGCTGGCACTTTAGCTGGCTACGAAGCGATGAGGAGCGGGGCCTCAGCAGAACAAGATCCAAGCCAAGTCCCGCAGCAACATGAAGGGGAAGATGCTAGTCCTGGCGAAACTACTTGCGATGAGCAGGGCCCCGGCTACTGGGAAGAGCCAGTTGACGAGGAGACTTTCCAAGATCATCATCAGGATGAATGGCCCGGAGAATCTGGGGAGGGTGACGATTCGTGGTCGGACTTTTTCTAG